One window from the genome of Hoplias malabaricus isolate fHopMal1 chromosome X2, fHopMal1.hap1, whole genome shotgun sequence encodes:
- the LOC136677361 gene encoding piggyBac transposable element-derived protein 4-like gives MAARKSGELFTILETNADGAVSDGEERPLNLSVDVKWFEIPFKRPESDEEEEVEEEEEEDEEIVQEPELKSAAAAAAAGEETVDAASFIAEGGCNIILVTGNGITHEEYEEESYYSSSNNCSDTTSDIDFSDLEEEEHAGLFNSYDLLDEECTSPDFWGEPDQVISIEPFTADSGPQHSLGDDADTLDYFRLLFPDSLFEHMVEQTNNYALYRQRRSGRSDPHWHPTDVREMRAYVGLNILMGINQLPDYGMYWASDIFIGNAGFKKTMTARRFEKLNQNLHLCDRLSEPPKGELGYDGLYKIRPLLDMLGNTMWDAYLPNRCLTIDECAITTKGRFSPTQYMPSKPMRKGLKMWMLCDSRSGYCHRTRLHVGKPGDDASAITLGYRTVTSLVRGLEGRYHHIFMDSFFTSVPLLQRLLQDGVYACGPTNPHRRGYPDALKPRNVGKLEPGEFYQCQHGNLVATVTRDAKVVSCLSSNSAPGIVGIGPCSKQDGEGSDGDGSSLSALGIPRPLPLLLYQENMRGVDLCDQLRECYQVGRPCKKWWRYFLWFYVNLCIVNAYIILRESRGGAPPASFNGKEFTQRHFRVRLAQQLIGDYQGARGMERAARKRHADSPLEYGHRLERMSERSRRCRNCTNKGLRHESVFGCKICNVHLCRGGCFSEFHK, from the coding sequence ATGGCGGCGAGGAAAAGCGGAGAGCTTTTTACTATTTTGGAAACGAACGCGGACGGCGCGGTCTCCGACGGCGAAGAGCGTCCCCTGAACCTCTCCGTGGACGTGAAGTGGTTTGAGATCCCTTTCAAACGCCCTGAATCGGACGAGGAAGAGGaggtagaggaggaggaggaggaggatgaagaaatAGTGCAGGAGCCCGAGCTGAAGAGCGCGGCGGCGGCGGCAGCAGCGGGGGAGGAGACCGTGGACGCGGCGAGCTTCATCGCCGAAGGTGGCTGCAACATTATTTTGGTGACGGGCAATGGGATCACACACGAGGAGTACGAAGAGGAGTCCTACTACTCCAGCTCCAATAACTGTTCGGACACCACTTCAGACATTGATTTCTCCGacttggaggaggaggagcacgCAGGCTTGTTCAACTCCTATGACCTTCTGGACGAAGAGTGCACTTCTCCAGACTTCTGGGGAGAGCCCGACCAGGTAATATCAATCGAGCCCTTCACCGCCGACAGTGGCCCTCAGCACTCGCTAGGGGATGATGCTGACACTTTAGACTATTTCCGGTTGCTCTTCCCAGATTCATTGTTTGAACACATGgtagaacaaacaaacaactacGCCCTCTATCGGCAAAGGAGGAGCGGTAGGTCAGACCCCCACTGGCACCCCACCGACGTCAGGGAGATGAGGGCATATGTCGGCCTCAATATCCTGATGGGCATCAATCAGCTTCCAGACTATGGCATGTACTGGGCGAGTGATATCTTCATAGGTAATGctggctttaaaaaaacaatgaccGCCAGGCGCTTTGAGAAACTGAATCAAAACCTGCATTTATGCGACCGCCTGTCTGAGCCGCCCAAAGGTGAGCTTGGCTATGACGGCCTGTACAAAATCCGGCCCCTACTGGACATGTTGGGTAACACCATGTGGGACGCCTATCTGCCCAATCGGTGTTTGACTATTGACGAGTGTGCCATAACCACTAAGGGCCGTTTCTCACCAACACAGTACATGCCCTCTAAGCCTATGCGAAAGGGCCTGAAGATGTGGATGCTCTGTGACTCACGCTCGGGCTACTGCCATCGCACTCGACTGCACGTGGGAAAGCCAGGTGACGACGCATCTGCCATCACACTGGGCTACCGCACAGTCACATCTCTGGTCAGGGGCCTGGAGGGTCGCTACCATCACATCTTCATGGACAGTTTTTTCACCTCAGTGCCCCTGCTACAGCGACTCCTGCAGGACGGAGTTTATGCCTGTGGCCCCACCAACCCACACCGCCGCGGCTATCCTGATGCCCTTAAACCCCGCAATGTTGGTAAGTTGGAACCAGGGGAGTTCTACCAGTGCCAACATGGCAACCTAGTGGCTACCGTCACCAGGGACGCCAAGGTAGTCAGCTGTTTGTCGTCCAACTCTGCGCCGGGCATTGTAGGCATTGGACCTTGCAGCAAGCAGGATGGAGAAGGGAGTGATGGGGATGGTAGCAGTTTGTCAGCCCTTGGCATCCCGCGTCCACTCCCACTGCTTTTGTACCAAGAGAACATGCGTGGCGTAGACCTGTGTGACCAGCTGAGGGAGTGCTACCAAGTAGGGAGGCCATGCAAAAAGTGGTGGCGCTACTTCCTCTGGTTTTATGTCAACCTGTGCATTGTTAACGCCTACATCATCCTGCGTGAAAGCCGCGGTGGTGCACCACCGGCCAGCTTCAATGGCAAGGAGTTCACGCAGCGGCACTTCCGTGTGCGACTGGCACAGCAGCTAATTGGGGACTATCAGGGCGCTCGGGGCATGGAGCGGGCTGCCCGCAAACGCCACGCTGACTCACCCCTGGAGTATGGCCACCGGCTGGAGCGTATGTCTGAGCGCTCCCGCCGCTGCCGGAACTGCACCAACAAAGGCCTGAGGCATGAGAGTGTGTTTGGCTGCAAAATCTGCAACGTACACCTGTGCCGGGGAGGGTGCTTCAGTGAATTCCATAAATAA